The proteins below come from a single Tachysurus fulvidraco isolate hzauxx_2018 chromosome 26, HZAU_PFXX_2.0, whole genome shotgun sequence genomic window:
- the armh3 gene encoding armadillo-like helical domain-containing protein 3: MAQEKKAGLLKRTSSSKKPLKEKVVLMYDEIFTKVDPAKANPRFWDELFLMKVNLEYLENKLEALDGDEVMMIKENINSLFHHCVQALEEDHQIKVVNALQTLCALFRGVHHKNKSSTGFDIINMLVGFDKAEIRMKDLMESLDGLLCGDCSESLKSLCLKLLLCLVTVTDNISQNTILEYVMINSIFEAILQILSDVSSRTQHGYDTVVLLALLVNYRKYESVNPYIVKLSIVDDEPTLAGMGMVIQQALTEYNRQYKDKEEDNHGGFFSTLTSMVGSMFIADADEKLSVQTNEAILLALYEAVHLNRNFITVLAQSHPEIDIATTPITPTPTTPTTPLGTTPPSLDVMHNPELPLDPNLQTSNLLITFLKYSSIVIQDTKDEHRLNSARLCLIILTCIAEDQYAGAFLHDDNMNFRVNLHRMPMRHRKKAADKNIPSRPLACAVLDLMVEFIVTHMMKDFPMDLYMRCVQIIHKLICYQKKCRIRLHYTWRELWTALINLLKFLLSNETTLLSKHNIFQLALQVVHLFNMFITYGDTFLPTASSYDELYYEIIRMHQVFDNLYCMVLRVSTNVGQWKEPASKVTHALVNVRAIINHFNPKIESYAAVNHISQLSEDQVLEVVRSNYDTLTLKLQDGLDQFERYSEQPKETAFFKELVRSISLNVRKNVSLNTLSQDVLLKEFSSIS; encoded by the coding sequence ATGGCTCAGGAGAAGAAAGCCGGGCTGTTAAAAAGGACGTCGTCGTCTAAAAAGCCGCTGAAGGAGAAGGTGGTGTTGATGTACGATGAAATATTCACTAAAGTCGATCCTGCTAAGGCGAACCCTCGTTTCTGGGACGAGCTGTTTTTAATGAAGGTGAACCTGGAATATCTGGAAAACAAGCTGGAGGCTTTGGATGGAGACGAAGTGATGATGATTAAGGAGAACATTAACAGCTTGTTCCATCACTGTGTACAGGCTTTGGAAGAAGATCACCAGATTAAAGTAGTAAACGCTCTGCAGACCCTTTGTGCGCTCTTCAGAGGTGTTCATCACAAAAACAAATCGTCTACCGGCTTCGATATAATTAACATGCTGGTGGGATTCGACAAAGCTGAGATCAGGATGAAGGATCTCATGGAAAGCCTCGACGGTTTGCTCTGTGGAGACTGCTCCGAGAGCCTGAAGAGCCTGTGCCTGAAGCTGTTGCTCTGTCTGGTTACAGTGACAGACAACATCAGTCAGAATACCATCCTGGAATACGTCATGATCAACAGCATATTCGAGGCCATTCTACAGATCTTGTCTGACGTGTCGAGCCGCACACAGCACGGCTACGACACCGTGGTTCTCTTGGCTCTCTTGGTGAACTACAGGAAGTATGAATCTGTGAATCCATACATTGTGAAGTTATCCATAGTGGATGACGAACCAACTCTGGCTGGGATGGGAATGGTTATCCAGCAGGCTCTTACAGAATACAACAGGCAGTACAAAGATAAAGAGGAGGACAACCACGGgggatttttttccacactaaCCAGCATGGTAGGCAGTATGTTTATCGCTGACGCCGACGAGAAGCTGTCGGTGCAGACTAACGAAGCCATTCTGCTCGCGCTCTATGAAGCAGTTCACCTGAACAGGAATTTCATTACTGTTCTCGCACAAAGTCATCCGGAGATTGACATTGCGACAACGCCGATCACGCCCACCCCGACTACTCCTACAACCCCACTTGGGACCACCCCTCCTTCTTTGGATGTGATGCACAACCCTGAGCTGCCACTGGACCCCAACCTTCAAACGAGCAACCTGCTGATCACGTTTCTCAAATATTCCTCCATCGTCATTCAAGACACCAAAGACGAACACAGACTCAACAGCGCCCGACTGTGCCTCATCATCCTCACGTGTATCGCCGAGGACCAGTACGCTGGCGCCTTCCTCCACGACGATAACATGAACTTTCGAGTAAACTTGCACCGAATGCCAATGAGGCACAGAAAGAAAGCGGCGGACAAGAACATCCCGTCTCGACCTCTCGCCTGCGCCGTCTTGGACCTGATGGTTGAGTTCATCGTCACTCACATGATGAAGGACTTTCCTATGGATCTCTACATGCGGTGTGTTCAGATCATTCACAAGCTCATCTGCTATCAGAAGAAGTGTAGGATTCGGCTGCACTACACTTGGAGGGAACTTTGGACAGCTCTCATTAACTTGCTGAAGTTCCTGCTGTCGAACGAAACCACTTTGTTGTCCAAACACAACATCTTCCAATTGGCTTTACAAGTTGTCCATCTCTTCAACATGTTTATTACGTATGGAGACACATTCCTGCCAACTGCCAGCAGTTATGATGAGCTGTATTACGAGATCATACGCATGCACCAGGTATTTGATAACCTGTATTGCATGGTGCTCAGAGTCTCCACCAACGTCGGCCAGTGGAAGGAACCGGCGAGCAAAGTCACGCACGCGCTGGTTAACGTCCGAGCCATCATCAACCATTTCAACCCGAAGATCGAGTCCTACGCCGCCGTTAACCACATATCACAACTGTCAGAAGATCAGGTGCTGGAAGTGGTACGCTCCAACTACGACACTCTGACTCTGAAGCTGCAGGATGGTTTGGACCAATTCGAGCGCTATTCGGAGCAGCCCAAAGAAACAGCATTCTTCAAGGAGTTGGTACGCTCCATCAGTCTGAACGTGAGGAAGAACGTTTCTCTCAACACCCTGAGTCAGGATGTTCTATTGAAGGAGTTCTCATCGATATCTTGA
- the zgc:163098 gene encoding U2 snRNP-associated SURP motif-containing protein isoform X2, with amino-acid sequence MLLETSIKLTVIMADKKSKSTGVKRVLTKKEQEELKKKEEEKAAEVFEEFLASFDGSEKSGVKTFVRGGIVNATNDEEAAEVKKNKLYRPSSKFTPVSQNVSPSSTESKRSVAKKKTEEKKKSNLELFKEELKQIQEEREERYKRKKSDPGGAHTDVDLPLTRRSIFDDDPTVPTTTNLYIGCINPKMTEEMLCKEFGKYGPLASVKIMWPRTEEERTRVTNRGFVAFMTRKDAERALAALDGKTVMGFEMKLGWGKAVRIPPQPLYTPVGVLKPTAPPPPSGLPFNAQPRDRFRNDFSKSRSRTSEDFYKTLYDAIVTVVIPSERNLLCLIHRMIEFVVREGPMFEAIIMSREKNNPDFRFLFDNKCQEHVYYRWKLFSILQGENPSEWKTSMFRMFRGGSLWRPPVLNPYLHGDEEPEEDPVPFQEEELKKGQLKPEHREQLEVLLRGLTPRRVEIGDAMLFCLERAEAAEEVVSCIAESLSMIQTPLQKKVARLYLVSDILYNSSAKVSNASYYRKYFESKLPQIFSDMGEAYRNIQARLQAEQFKQRIMVCFRAWEDWAIYPESFLIQLQNIFLGLMKPGEELPERTEAASPDLDGTPLDGVPLDGAELDGTPLDDLDGSPLAWEPSSIDGVPVDDIDGVPLGPVLDDIDGVPLDEGLDKTLPSIALSKWERVDDVEQSAKSNSEDEMIMSGSKENEADSDDDSSSDDAASPSRFEGAEFKSSLRNFEMSESKRSRLRELEVKVMKFQDELESGKRQKKSNMSLQQQVQHYRNKLLQKEFDKDEVEKWEKSSSKQKDKAKKDERRERAEDKSKGKERDRERDKERDRERSKKSEDRERSRGRSGEGEEKSERTRSRSPRKSKRSRSPSPQRRSRRSSSRSPHRSHKKSKKSKH; translated from the exons ATGTTGTTGGAAACATCAATCAAAC TTACAGTCATTATGGCAGACAAAAAAAGCAAGTCTACAGGAGTAAAGAGGGTGCTGACCAAAAAAGAGCAGGAGGAGCTGAAGAAAAAG GAGGAAGAGAAGGCCGCTGAAGTGTTCGAGGAGTTCTTGGCATCTTTTGATGGCAGTGAGAAGAGCGGAGTGAAGACGTTTGTACGAGGAGGAATTGTGAACGCCACTAACG ACGAAGAGGCAGCCGAGGTGAAGAAGAATAAACTCTACAGACCCTCCTCGAAATTCACTCCCGTGTCTCAGAATGTGTCCCCATCGTCTACAGAATCGAAAAGATCT GTCgctaaaaagaaaacagaagagaagaagaagagcaacCTGGAACTATTTAAGGAGGAGCTCAAGCA AATACAGGAGGAGCGAGAGGAGCGCTACAAAAGGAAGAAGAGCGACCCAGGAGGAGCGCACACAGACGTGGACCTACCATTAACACGGCGCTCAA TATTTGACGATGATCCCACGGTGCCCACTACGACTAACCTTTATATCGGCTGCATCAACCCCAAG ATGACGGAGGAGATGCTGTGTAAGGAGTTCGGGAAGTACGGTCCGTTAGCCAGCGTTAAGATCATGTGGCCTCGGACGGAGGAAGAGAGGACGCGAGTGACCAACCGTGGCTTTGTGGCCTTTATGACACGGAAGGATGCAGAAAGGGCGCTGGCCGCTTTAGATG GGAAAACGGTGATGGGTTTTGAGATGAAGCTGGGTTGGGGGAAGGCTGTGAGAATCCCGCCTCAGCCCCTGTACACTCCTGTAGGAGTGCTGAAGCCCACGGCTCCGCCCCCTCCCTCAGGCCTGCCCTTCAACGCCCAGCCCCGCGACCGCTTCCGCAACGACTTCTCCAAATCGCGCAGCCGCACGTCCGAGGACTTCTACAAG ACTCTGTACGACGCCATAGTGACAGTGGTTATCCCATCAGAAAG GAACCTGCTGTGCCTCATCCACAGGATGATTGAGTTTGTGGTGAGAGAGGGTCCCATGTTCGAGGCCATCATCATGAGCCGAGAGAAGAACAACCCAGACTTCAG ATTTCTGTTTGATAATAAGTGTCAGGAGCATGTGTACTACAGATGGAAGCTCTTCTCTAtactacag ggTGAAAATCCGAGCGAGTGGAAGACGTCGATGTTCCGAATGTTCCGGGGCGGCTCTCTTTGGAGGCCCCCTGTCCTCAATCCCTATCTCCACGGAGACGAGGAGCCCGAGGAGGACCCCGTCCCTTTCCAGGAGGAGGAGCTAAAGAAAGGGCAGCTCAAACCTGA gcacagggagcagttggaggtGTTACTGAGGGGTTTAACCCCCCGTAGGGTGGAGATCGGTGATGCCATGCTCTTCTGTCTGGAGAGAGCAGAGGCTGCAGAGGAGGTGGTGTCCTGCATCGCTGAGTCACTCTCTATGATACAGACACCACTGCAGAagaag GTTGCGAGGCTTTACCTGGTGTCAGACATCCTGTACAACTCCAGTGCCAAAGTCTCGAACGCATCCTACTACCGTAAATA CTTCGAGTCGAAGCTGCCACAGATCTTCAGCGACATGGGCGAGGCGTACCGGAACATTCAGGCCAGGCTGCAGGCCGAGCAGTTCAAG caAAGGATCATGGTTTGCTTTCGTGCCTGGGAGGACTGGGCCATCTACCCAGAATCCTTTCTGATCCAGCTGCAAAACATCTTCCTGGGACTCATGAAACCAGGAGAGGAGCTGCCGGAAAGGACGGAG GCTGCCTCTCCGGATTTGGACGGCACTCCGTTGGACGGCGTTCCTCTGGACGGGGCGGAACTGGACGGGACGCCGCTAGACGACCTGGACGGATCTCCCTTGGCCTGGGAGCCGTCGTCCATAGACGGCGTCCCCGTGGACGATATCGACGGCGTCCCGTTGGGGCCTGTGCTGGACGACATTGACGGCGTGCCAC tgGACGAAGGCTTGGACAAGACGTTACCGAGCATTGCCTTGTCTAAGTGGGAGCGTGTGGATGACGTGGAACAGTCAG CTAAATCCAACTCCGAGGATGAGATGATTATGAG CGGCTCGAAGGAGAACGAAGCCGACTCGGACGACGACAGCAGCAGCGACGATGCGGCGAGCCCCAGCAGGTTCGAGGGGGCGGAGTTTAAAAGCAGCCTGCGCAACTTCGAGATGTCGGAGAGCAAGCGGAGCCGACTCCGAGAGCTGGAG gtgaagGTTATGAAGTTTCAGGATGAGTTGGAGTCGGGGAAAAGGCAGAAGAAATCCAACATGAGCCTACAACAGCAAGTTCAACACTACAGAAACAAACTGCTACAGAAG GAGTTCGATAAGGACGAAGTGGAAAAGTGGGAGAAGTCCTCAAGCAAACAGAAAGACAAGGCGAAGAAGGACGAGCGGCGCGAACGAGCAGAGGACAAGAGCAAAGGAaaagagagggatagagaaCGGGACAAGGAGAGGGATCGAGAGAGGAGCAAGAAGAGCGAGGACCGAGAGAGGAGCAGGGGACGGAGTGGGGAAGGGGAAGAGAAGAGtgagag GACGAGGTCCCGTTCTCCACGGAAGTCCAAGCGTTCCCGGTCCCCGTCTCCGCAGCGCAGGTCCAGGCGCTCCTCGTCCCGATCTCCGCACCGCTCGCACAAGAAATCCAAGAAGAGTAAACACTGA
- the zgc:163098 gene encoding U2 snRNP-associated SURP motif-containing protein isoform X3, translating to MADKKSKSTGVKRVLTKKEQEELKKKEEEKAAEVFEEFLASFDGSEKSGVKTFVRGGIVNATNDEEAAEVKKNKLYRPSSKFTPVSQNVSPSSTESKRSVAKKKTEEKKKSNLELFKEELKQIQEEREERYKRKKSDPGGAHTDVDLPLTRRSIFDDDPTVPTTTNLYIGCINPKMTEEMLCKEFGKYGPLASVKIMWPRTEEERTRVTNRGFVAFMTRKDAERALAALDGKTVMGFEMKLGWGKAVRIPPQPLYTPVGVLKPTAPPPPSGLPFNAQPRDRFRNDFSKSRSRTSEDFYKLTCPWTLYDAIVTVVIPSERNLLCLIHRMIEFVVREGPMFEAIIMSREKNNPDFRFLFDNKCQEHVYYRWKLFSILQGENPSEWKTSMFRMFRGGSLWRPPVLNPYLHGDEEPEEDPVPFQEEELKKGQLKPEHREQLEVLLRGLTPRRVEIGDAMLFCLERAEAAEEVVSCIAESLSMIQTPLQKKVARLYLVSDILYNSSAKVSNASYYRKYFESKLPQIFSDMGEAYRNIQARLQAEQFKQRIMVCFRAWEDWAIYPESFLIQLQNIFLGLMKPGEELPERTEAASPDLDGTPLDGVPLDGAELDGTPLDDLDGSPLAWEPSSIDGVPVDDIDGVPLGPVLDDIDGVPLDEGLDKTLPSIALSKWERVDDVEQSAKSNSEDEMIMSGSKENEADSDDDSSSDDAASPSRFEGAEFKSSLRNFEMSESKRSRLRELEVKVMKFQDELESGKRQKKSNMSLQQQVQHYRNKLLQKEFDKDEVEKWEKSSSKQKDKAKKDERRERAEDKSKGKERDRERDKERDRERSKKSEDRERSRGRSGEGEEKSERTRSRSPRKSKRSRSPSPQRRSRRSSSRSPHRSHKKSKKSKH from the exons ATGGCAGACAAAAAAAGCAAGTCTACAGGAGTAAAGAGGGTGCTGACCAAAAAAGAGCAGGAGGAGCTGAAGAAAAAG GAGGAAGAGAAGGCCGCTGAAGTGTTCGAGGAGTTCTTGGCATCTTTTGATGGCAGTGAGAAGAGCGGAGTGAAGACGTTTGTACGAGGAGGAATTGTGAACGCCACTAACG ACGAAGAGGCAGCCGAGGTGAAGAAGAATAAACTCTACAGACCCTCCTCGAAATTCACTCCCGTGTCTCAGAATGTGTCCCCATCGTCTACAGAATCGAAAAGATCT GTCgctaaaaagaaaacagaagagaagaagaagagcaacCTGGAACTATTTAAGGAGGAGCTCAAGCA AATACAGGAGGAGCGAGAGGAGCGCTACAAAAGGAAGAAGAGCGACCCAGGAGGAGCGCACACAGACGTGGACCTACCATTAACACGGCGCTCAA TATTTGACGATGATCCCACGGTGCCCACTACGACTAACCTTTATATCGGCTGCATCAACCCCAAG ATGACGGAGGAGATGCTGTGTAAGGAGTTCGGGAAGTACGGTCCGTTAGCCAGCGTTAAGATCATGTGGCCTCGGACGGAGGAAGAGAGGACGCGAGTGACCAACCGTGGCTTTGTGGCCTTTATGACACGGAAGGATGCAGAAAGGGCGCTGGCCGCTTTAGATG GGAAAACGGTGATGGGTTTTGAGATGAAGCTGGGTTGGGGGAAGGCTGTGAGAATCCCGCCTCAGCCCCTGTACACTCCTGTAGGAGTGCTGAAGCCCACGGCTCCGCCCCCTCCCTCAGGCCTGCCCTTCAACGCCCAGCCCCGCGACCGCTTCCGCAACGACTTCTCCAAATCGCGCAGCCGCACGTCCGAGGACTTCTACAAG CTCACTTGTCCTTGG ACTCTGTACGACGCCATAGTGACAGTGGTTATCCCATCAGAAAG GAACCTGCTGTGCCTCATCCACAGGATGATTGAGTTTGTGGTGAGAGAGGGTCCCATGTTCGAGGCCATCATCATGAGCCGAGAGAAGAACAACCCAGACTTCAG ATTTCTGTTTGATAATAAGTGTCAGGAGCATGTGTACTACAGATGGAAGCTCTTCTCTAtactacag ggTGAAAATCCGAGCGAGTGGAAGACGTCGATGTTCCGAATGTTCCGGGGCGGCTCTCTTTGGAGGCCCCCTGTCCTCAATCCCTATCTCCACGGAGACGAGGAGCCCGAGGAGGACCCCGTCCCTTTCCAGGAGGAGGAGCTAAAGAAAGGGCAGCTCAAACCTGA gcacagggagcagttggaggtGTTACTGAGGGGTTTAACCCCCCGTAGGGTGGAGATCGGTGATGCCATGCTCTTCTGTCTGGAGAGAGCAGAGGCTGCAGAGGAGGTGGTGTCCTGCATCGCTGAGTCACTCTCTATGATACAGACACCACTGCAGAagaag GTTGCGAGGCTTTACCTGGTGTCAGACATCCTGTACAACTCCAGTGCCAAAGTCTCGAACGCATCCTACTACCGTAAATA CTTCGAGTCGAAGCTGCCACAGATCTTCAGCGACATGGGCGAGGCGTACCGGAACATTCAGGCCAGGCTGCAGGCCGAGCAGTTCAAG caAAGGATCATGGTTTGCTTTCGTGCCTGGGAGGACTGGGCCATCTACCCAGAATCCTTTCTGATCCAGCTGCAAAACATCTTCCTGGGACTCATGAAACCAGGAGAGGAGCTGCCGGAAAGGACGGAG GCTGCCTCTCCGGATTTGGACGGCACTCCGTTGGACGGCGTTCCTCTGGACGGGGCGGAACTGGACGGGACGCCGCTAGACGACCTGGACGGATCTCCCTTGGCCTGGGAGCCGTCGTCCATAGACGGCGTCCCCGTGGACGATATCGACGGCGTCCCGTTGGGGCCTGTGCTGGACGACATTGACGGCGTGCCAC tgGACGAAGGCTTGGACAAGACGTTACCGAGCATTGCCTTGTCTAAGTGGGAGCGTGTGGATGACGTGGAACAGTCAG CTAAATCCAACTCCGAGGATGAGATGATTATGAG CGGCTCGAAGGAGAACGAAGCCGACTCGGACGACGACAGCAGCAGCGACGATGCGGCGAGCCCCAGCAGGTTCGAGGGGGCGGAGTTTAAAAGCAGCCTGCGCAACTTCGAGATGTCGGAGAGCAAGCGGAGCCGACTCCGAGAGCTGGAG gtgaagGTTATGAAGTTTCAGGATGAGTTGGAGTCGGGGAAAAGGCAGAAGAAATCCAACATGAGCCTACAACAGCAAGTTCAACACTACAGAAACAAACTGCTACAGAAG GAGTTCGATAAGGACGAAGTGGAAAAGTGGGAGAAGTCCTCAAGCAAACAGAAAGACAAGGCGAAGAAGGACGAGCGGCGCGAACGAGCAGAGGACAAGAGCAAAGGAaaagagagggatagagaaCGGGACAAGGAGAGGGATCGAGAGAGGAGCAAGAAGAGCGAGGACCGAGAGAGGAGCAGGGGACGGAGTGGGGAAGGGGAAGAGAAGAGtgagag GACGAGGTCCCGTTCTCCACGGAAGTCCAAGCGTTCCCGGTCCCCGTCTCCGCAGCGCAGGTCCAGGCGCTCCTCGTCCCGATCTCCGCACCGCTCGCACAAGAAATCCAAGAAGAGTAAACACTGA
- the zgc:163098 gene encoding U2 snRNP-associated SURP motif-containing protein isoform X1 yields MLLETSIKLTVIMADKKSKSTGVKRVLTKKEQEELKKKEEEKAAEVFEEFLASFDGSEKSGVKTFVRGGIVNATNDEEAAEVKKNKLYRPSSKFTPVSQNVSPSSTESKRSVAKKKTEEKKKSNLELFKEELKQIQEEREERYKRKKSDPGGAHTDVDLPLTRRSIFDDDPTVPTTTNLYIGCINPKMTEEMLCKEFGKYGPLASVKIMWPRTEEERTRVTNRGFVAFMTRKDAERALAALDGKTVMGFEMKLGWGKAVRIPPQPLYTPVGVLKPTAPPPPSGLPFNAQPRDRFRNDFSKSRSRTSEDFYKLTCPWTLYDAIVTVVIPSERNLLCLIHRMIEFVVREGPMFEAIIMSREKNNPDFRFLFDNKCQEHVYYRWKLFSILQGENPSEWKTSMFRMFRGGSLWRPPVLNPYLHGDEEPEEDPVPFQEEELKKGQLKPEHREQLEVLLRGLTPRRVEIGDAMLFCLERAEAAEEVVSCIAESLSMIQTPLQKKVARLYLVSDILYNSSAKVSNASYYRKYFESKLPQIFSDMGEAYRNIQARLQAEQFKQRIMVCFRAWEDWAIYPESFLIQLQNIFLGLMKPGEELPERTEAASPDLDGTPLDGVPLDGAELDGTPLDDLDGSPLAWEPSSIDGVPVDDIDGVPLGPVLDDIDGVPLDEGLDKTLPSIALSKWERVDDVEQSAKSNSEDEMIMSGSKENEADSDDDSSSDDAASPSRFEGAEFKSSLRNFEMSESKRSRLRELEVKVMKFQDELESGKRQKKSNMSLQQQVQHYRNKLLQKEFDKDEVEKWEKSSSKQKDKAKKDERRERAEDKSKGKERDRERDKERDRERSKKSEDRERSRGRSGEGEEKSERTRSRSPRKSKRSRSPSPQRRSRRSSSRSPHRSHKKSKKSKH; encoded by the exons ATGTTGTTGGAAACATCAATCAAAC TTACAGTCATTATGGCAGACAAAAAAAGCAAGTCTACAGGAGTAAAGAGGGTGCTGACCAAAAAAGAGCAGGAGGAGCTGAAGAAAAAG GAGGAAGAGAAGGCCGCTGAAGTGTTCGAGGAGTTCTTGGCATCTTTTGATGGCAGTGAGAAGAGCGGAGTGAAGACGTTTGTACGAGGAGGAATTGTGAACGCCACTAACG ACGAAGAGGCAGCCGAGGTGAAGAAGAATAAACTCTACAGACCCTCCTCGAAATTCACTCCCGTGTCTCAGAATGTGTCCCCATCGTCTACAGAATCGAAAAGATCT GTCgctaaaaagaaaacagaagagaagaagaagagcaacCTGGAACTATTTAAGGAGGAGCTCAAGCA AATACAGGAGGAGCGAGAGGAGCGCTACAAAAGGAAGAAGAGCGACCCAGGAGGAGCGCACACAGACGTGGACCTACCATTAACACGGCGCTCAA TATTTGACGATGATCCCACGGTGCCCACTACGACTAACCTTTATATCGGCTGCATCAACCCCAAG ATGACGGAGGAGATGCTGTGTAAGGAGTTCGGGAAGTACGGTCCGTTAGCCAGCGTTAAGATCATGTGGCCTCGGACGGAGGAAGAGAGGACGCGAGTGACCAACCGTGGCTTTGTGGCCTTTATGACACGGAAGGATGCAGAAAGGGCGCTGGCCGCTTTAGATG GGAAAACGGTGATGGGTTTTGAGATGAAGCTGGGTTGGGGGAAGGCTGTGAGAATCCCGCCTCAGCCCCTGTACACTCCTGTAGGAGTGCTGAAGCCCACGGCTCCGCCCCCTCCCTCAGGCCTGCCCTTCAACGCCCAGCCCCGCGACCGCTTCCGCAACGACTTCTCCAAATCGCGCAGCCGCACGTCCGAGGACTTCTACAAG CTCACTTGTCCTTGG ACTCTGTACGACGCCATAGTGACAGTGGTTATCCCATCAGAAAG GAACCTGCTGTGCCTCATCCACAGGATGATTGAGTTTGTGGTGAGAGAGGGTCCCATGTTCGAGGCCATCATCATGAGCCGAGAGAAGAACAACCCAGACTTCAG ATTTCTGTTTGATAATAAGTGTCAGGAGCATGTGTACTACAGATGGAAGCTCTTCTCTAtactacag ggTGAAAATCCGAGCGAGTGGAAGACGTCGATGTTCCGAATGTTCCGGGGCGGCTCTCTTTGGAGGCCCCCTGTCCTCAATCCCTATCTCCACGGAGACGAGGAGCCCGAGGAGGACCCCGTCCCTTTCCAGGAGGAGGAGCTAAAGAAAGGGCAGCTCAAACCTGA gcacagggagcagttggaggtGTTACTGAGGGGTTTAACCCCCCGTAGGGTGGAGATCGGTGATGCCATGCTCTTCTGTCTGGAGAGAGCAGAGGCTGCAGAGGAGGTGGTGTCCTGCATCGCTGAGTCACTCTCTATGATACAGACACCACTGCAGAagaag GTTGCGAGGCTTTACCTGGTGTCAGACATCCTGTACAACTCCAGTGCCAAAGTCTCGAACGCATCCTACTACCGTAAATA CTTCGAGTCGAAGCTGCCACAGATCTTCAGCGACATGGGCGAGGCGTACCGGAACATTCAGGCCAGGCTGCAGGCCGAGCAGTTCAAG caAAGGATCATGGTTTGCTTTCGTGCCTGGGAGGACTGGGCCATCTACCCAGAATCCTTTCTGATCCAGCTGCAAAACATCTTCCTGGGACTCATGAAACCAGGAGAGGAGCTGCCGGAAAGGACGGAG GCTGCCTCTCCGGATTTGGACGGCACTCCGTTGGACGGCGTTCCTCTGGACGGGGCGGAACTGGACGGGACGCCGCTAGACGACCTGGACGGATCTCCCTTGGCCTGGGAGCCGTCGTCCATAGACGGCGTCCCCGTGGACGATATCGACGGCGTCCCGTTGGGGCCTGTGCTGGACGACATTGACGGCGTGCCAC tgGACGAAGGCTTGGACAAGACGTTACCGAGCATTGCCTTGTCTAAGTGGGAGCGTGTGGATGACGTGGAACAGTCAG CTAAATCCAACTCCGAGGATGAGATGATTATGAG CGGCTCGAAGGAGAACGAAGCCGACTCGGACGACGACAGCAGCAGCGACGATGCGGCGAGCCCCAGCAGGTTCGAGGGGGCGGAGTTTAAAAGCAGCCTGCGCAACTTCGAGATGTCGGAGAGCAAGCGGAGCCGACTCCGAGAGCTGGAG gtgaagGTTATGAAGTTTCAGGATGAGTTGGAGTCGGGGAAAAGGCAGAAGAAATCCAACATGAGCCTACAACAGCAAGTTCAACACTACAGAAACAAACTGCTACAGAAG GAGTTCGATAAGGACGAAGTGGAAAAGTGGGAGAAGTCCTCAAGCAAACAGAAAGACAAGGCGAAGAAGGACGAGCGGCGCGAACGAGCAGAGGACAAGAGCAAAGGAaaagagagggatagagaaCGGGACAAGGAGAGGGATCGAGAGAGGAGCAAGAAGAGCGAGGACCGAGAGAGGAGCAGGGGACGGAGTGGGGAAGGGGAAGAGAAGAGtgagag GACGAGGTCCCGTTCTCCACGGAAGTCCAAGCGTTCCCGGTCCCCGTCTCCGCAGCGCAGGTCCAGGCGCTCCTCGTCCCGATCTCCGCACCGCTCGCACAAGAAATCCAAGAAGAGTAAACACTGA